In Shumkonia mesophila, one DNA window encodes the following:
- the hisS gene encoding histidine--tRNA ligase, with translation MSSLKPVRGTRDILADDILRHRHVEETARAVASRYGYAEISTPIFEFTEVFARTLGDTSDIVTKEMYTFEDKGGDRITLRPEGTAGVARAFISEGLAQNLPLKFFYRGPMFRYERPQKGRLRQFHQIGVELLGVVRPLADVEVIALGAHILDALGLAGKVVCELNSLGDGESRDAYRARLVDYLKDHKDRLSADSRDRLERNPLRILDSKDETDREIVAGAPLMSDSLNDESRRFFDALLKGLETAGVPYRINPRLVRGLDYYCHTAFEFTTDALGAQGTVLAGGRYDGLIRQMGGPQTPGIGWAAGVERLAMLVEGAPKAARPLVVIPIGEEAEERAFAVTQGLRRAGFAVDLGFSGNLGKRMKRANALNARAAVILGGDEMARGAAAVRDMDSGEQAEVPLTVLEEHLGRFR, from the coding sequence ATGTCCTCGCTCAAGCCGGTTCGCGGCACCCGCGACATCCTCGCCGACGACATCCTGCGTCATCGCCATGTCGAGGAAACGGCCCGCGCCGTCGCCTCGCGCTATGGCTACGCCGAGATATCGACGCCGATCTTCGAATTCACCGAGGTCTTCGCCCGCACGCTGGGCGATACCTCGGACATCGTGACCAAGGAGATGTACACCTTCGAGGACAAGGGCGGCGATCGCATCACCCTTCGGCCCGAGGGCACGGCGGGGGTGGCGCGCGCCTTCATCTCGGAGGGGCTGGCCCAGAACCTGCCGCTGAAGTTCTTCTACCGTGGCCCGATGTTCCGCTACGAGCGCCCGCAGAAGGGCCGCCTGCGCCAGTTCCACCAGATCGGCGTCGAACTGCTGGGGGTGGTCAGGCCGCTGGCCGACGTCGAGGTCATCGCGCTGGGCGCCCATATCCTCGATGCGCTGGGTTTGGCCGGCAAGGTGGTGTGCGAGCTGAACAGCCTGGGCGACGGCGAAAGCCGCGACGCTTACCGCGCGCGCCTGGTCGACTATCTCAAGGATCACAAGGACCGGCTGTCGGCCGACAGCCGTGACAGGCTGGAGCGCAACCCCCTGCGCATCCTCGATTCCAAGGACGAGACCGACCGCGAAATCGTCGCCGGGGCGCCCCTGATGTCGGACAGCCTGAACGACGAGTCGCGGCGCTTCTTCGACGCCTTGCTCAAAGGTCTCGAAACGGCGGGGGTACCCTACAGGATCAACCCGCGCCTGGTGCGCGGGCTCGACTATTACTGCCACACCGCGTTCGAGTTCACCACCGATGCCCTGGGCGCCCAGGGTACCGTGCTGGCCGGCGGCCGCTACGACGGCCTGATCCGCCAGATGGGCGGGCCGCAGACGCCGGGGATCGGCTGGGCGGCGGGGGTCGAGCGGCTGGCCATGCTGGTCGAGGGGGCGCCGAAGGCGGCGCGCCCGCTGGTGGTGATCCCGATCGGCGAGGAGGCCGAGGAGCGGGCCTTCGCCGTGACCCAGGGGCTGCGCCGAGCCGGCTTTGCCGTCGATCTCGGATTTTCCGGCAATCTGGGCAAGCGGATGAAGCGGGCCAACGCGTTGAACGCCCGGGCCGCCGTCATCCTGGGCGGCGACGAGATGGCGCGCGGCGCGGCGGCCGTCCGCGACATGGATTCCGGCGAACAGGCCGAGGTGCCCTTGACGGTTCTGGAGGAACACCTCGGCCGCTTCCGATAG
- the ispG gene encoding flavodoxin-dependent (E)-4-hydroxy-3-methylbut-2-enyl-diphosphate synthase, with protein MNGYQRRNSVSVTVGGVTIGGNAPIVVQSMTNTDTADAEGTAAQVAALARAGSELVRVTVDRPEAAAAVPRIRDILDAQGVAVPLIGDFHYVGHKLLTDHPACAEALAKYRINPGNVGFREKRDRQFSTMIELAMRYGKPVRIGVNWGSLDQELLARLMDENAKSAQPKPAEAVMREALVVSALDNAARAEELGLGRDRIVLSCKVSNVQSLVAVYRNLAARGDYALHLGLTEAGMGSKGIVASTAALSVLLQEGIGDTIRVSLTPEPGGARTQEVVVAQEILQTMGFRSFVPQVTSCPGCGRTTSTVFQELADRIQTFVRKRMPEWRQRYPGVESMNLAVMGCIVNGPGESKHADIGISLPGTGEEPAAPVFIDGRKTVTLRGAGIADEFQKIVETYIETRYGAAAADPGQNTDRRADTAASR; from the coding sequence ATGAACGGCTACCAGCGACGGAACAGCGTTTCGGTCACCGTCGGCGGCGTGACCATCGGCGGCAACGCGCCGATCGTCGTGCAGTCGATGACCAACACCGACACCGCGGACGCCGAGGGAACGGCGGCCCAGGTGGCGGCGCTGGCCCGCGCCGGCTCGGAACTGGTGCGCGTCACGGTGGACCGGCCCGAGGCGGCCGCCGCAGTACCGCGCATCCGCGACATCCTCGACGCCCAAGGCGTCGCCGTGCCGCTGATCGGCGACTTCCATTACGTCGGTCACAAGCTGCTCACCGATCATCCGGCCTGCGCCGAGGCCCTGGCCAAGTACCGCATCAACCCCGGCAACGTCGGCTTTCGCGAAAAGCGCGACCGGCAGTTTTCGACGATGATCGAACTGGCGATGCGCTATGGAAAGCCGGTGCGCATCGGCGTCAACTGGGGCAGCCTGGATCAGGAACTGTTGGCCCGCCTGATGGACGAGAACGCCAAGTCGGCGCAACCCAAGCCGGCCGAGGCGGTGATGCGGGAAGCCCTGGTGGTGTCGGCCCTCGACAACGCGGCGCGCGCCGAGGAACTGGGCCTGGGGCGGGATCGCATCGTGCTGTCGTGCAAGGTCAGCAACGTGCAAAGCCTGGTCGCCGTCTATCGCAACCTGGCGGCGCGCGGCGATTACGCCCTGCATCTGGGCCTGACCGAGGCGGGCATGGGCTCGAAGGGCATCGTCGCCTCGACGGCGGCGCTTTCCGTGCTGTTGCAGGAGGGCATCGGCGACACCATCCGGGTATCGCTGACGCCGGAGCCGGGCGGCGCCCGCACCCAGGAAGTGGTGGTCGCCCAGGAGATCCTGCAGACCATGGGCTTCCGCTCGTTCGTGCCGCAGGTGACGTCGTGCCCGGGTTGCGGGCGGACCACCAGCACGGTGTTCCAGGAACTGGCCGACCGCATCCAGACCTTCGTGCGCAAGCGCATGCCCGAGTGGCGGCAACGCTATCCGGGCGTCGAGAGCATGAACCTGGCGGTCATGGGTTGCATCGTCAACGGGCCGGGCGAAAGCAAGCACGCCGACATCGGCATCAGCCTGCCCGGCACCGGCGAGGAGCCGGCGGCCCCGGTTTTCATCGACGGGCGCAAAACGGTGACGCTGCGCGGTGCCGGCATCGCCGACGAATTCCAGAAGATCGTCGAGACCTATATCGAAACGCGCTACGGGGCCGCCGCGGCGGACCCCGGCCAGAACACGGATCGCCGTGCCGATACGGCGGCCTCCCGGTAA
- a CDS encoding helix-turn-helix domain-containing protein → MNAEIGQNHGYEPGVGALLRASRLRRGEELQDISALLRIRHPFLEAIEDGRYQDLPGSAYAIGFVRTYAEHLGLDSEEVVRRFKAEAENLERRSDLVFPSPIAERSTPGGAIIFVGILMAAVAYGAWYLGTSKHSLFDDLVSPLPDRLTAMIRGDGDAPATAPAPAAVPPDTASGAATSAPEAPAPAAPAPGSEPVPPAGQTAAPPAETPAPAVAPSEPPAKAAPAPSPQPQPQVASKPVTAPPPSPTPAAAPAPASPAAPTAAPAEPSPPPVARVEPPANAPSAPAVQPVRPTPPAPPATTPPAASAPETSVSPPAAPPAAPPAAPATAPAQPPAPPAATAEGPAAAQPATPADAPAPAAIPPRIVVRAKLDSWIQVRDGVARRLLVTRLLRAGETYPVPNQPSLSLLTGNAGGLEILVDGQPVPAIGDVGTVRRDVTLEADRLKAGTAVVD, encoded by the coding sequence TCCTGGAGGCCATCGAGGACGGGCGCTATCAGGACCTTCCCGGCTCGGCCTACGCCATCGGCTTCGTGCGCACCTATGCCGAGCATCTGGGCCTCGACAGCGAAGAGGTGGTGCGCCGGTTCAAGGCCGAGGCCGAGAACCTGGAACGCCGCAGCGATCTGGTCTTTCCCTCGCCCATCGCCGAGCGCAGCACGCCGGGCGGCGCCATCATCTTCGTCGGCATCCTGATGGCGGCCGTGGCGTATGGCGCCTGGTATCTGGGAACCTCCAAGCACTCCCTTTTCGACGATCTCGTCTCGCCGCTGCCCGACCGCCTGACCGCGATGATCCGCGGCGACGGCGACGCCCCGGCCACCGCTCCCGCTCCCGCCGCCGTTCCGCCGGACACGGCGAGCGGCGCCGCGACATCGGCCCCGGAAGCGCCGGCGCCCGCCGCTCCGGCGCCGGGGTCGGAGCCGGTCCCGCCGGCTGGCCAGACCGCCGCCCCGCCGGCCGAAACTCCGGCGCCGGCCGTCGCTCCCTCCGAGCCGCCGGCCAAGGCCGCGCCGGCCCCGTCGCCGCAGCCGCAGCCGCAGGTGGCCAGCAAGCCGGTGACGGCTCCTCCGCCCTCGCCGACGCCGGCCGCAGCCCCGGCTCCGGCGTCTCCCGCCGCGCCGACGGCCGCTCCGGCCGAACCGTCGCCGCCGCCGGTGGCGCGGGTCGAGCCGCCGGCAAACGCGCCGAGCGCGCCGGCCGTGCAGCCGGTCCGCCCGACGCCCCCGGCCCCGCCGGCGACGACGCCCCCGGCCGCCTCGGCGCCCGAAACGTCCGTTTCGCCGCCTGCGGCCCCGCCCGCGGCTCCGCCCGCCGCCCCGGCGACGGCGCCGGCCCAGCCGCCGGCGCCCCCGGCAGCGACGGCCGAAGGCCCCGCCGCGGCACAGCCCGCCACCCCGGCCGACGCGCCGGCGCCGGCCGCCATTCCGCCGCGGATCGTGGTCAGGGCCAAGCTGGACAGTTGGATTCAGGTTCGCGACGGCGTCGCCCGGCGGCTTCTGGTGACCCGCCTTCTCAGGGCCGGCGAAACCTATCCGGTGCCCAACCAGCCGAGCCTCAGCCTGCTGACCGGAAACGCCGGCGGGCTGGAAATCCTGGTCGACGGCCAGCCGGTGCCCGCCATCGGCGACGTCGGCACGGTGCGCCGCGACGTGACGCTGGAAGCCGACCGGCTGAAGGCGGGAACGGCCGTCGTCGATTGA